Proteins co-encoded in one Megalops cyprinoides isolate fMegCyp1 chromosome 1, fMegCyp1.pri, whole genome shotgun sequence genomic window:
- the cdc42ep1a gene encoding cdc42 effector protein 1: MSLGKLPGLKGLVSTSHRKRRFKRDLTADMISPPLGDFRHTMHVGRGGDVFGDTSFLSNHGGTGNGVGDPDSPSGKATGFFSRTLRHVRRGPIQLRDGSQDLSPPPPPVSPIIKNAISLPRLDGDAPNGSLQRVLFPASPSSPEDSTYSYGVESGFATLPRLSRVDRQPQDGSETRNPEFRRSSVPDTSVLSLPHSDSISSFTVDLGPSLMSEVFGVIDSPRGSLEANHGWEEEGPSSSQNHVVCSAATSLGGSPLREDLNVEGFGLCAREWEEEGREPPKKAIPDVVSGSPTRVEPGMEPVRFQMAADVLSRHYGGGGLLKGKQQTEGWEERVLGPDIDSVNRAKRRLPCSYNEEEDEIKV; the protein is encoded by the exons ATGAGTCTTGGGAAGTTGCCGGGGCTGAAAGGCCTGGTGTCGACCTCTCACAGAAAGCGGCGCTTCAAGAGAGACCTCACCGCGGACATGATCAGCCCGCCTCTGGGGGACTTCCGGCACACCATGCACGTGGGCCGCGGGGGGGACGTGTTCGGCGATACCTCTTTCCTCAGCAACCATGGCGGGACCGGGAACGGGGTGGGGGACCCCGATTCGCCCTCCGGCAAGGCCACGGGGTTCTTCTCTCGCACCCTGCGCCATGTTCGCAGGGGTCCCATCCAGCTCAGGGACGGCTCCCAGGACCTCTCCCCACCGCCTCCGCCCGTCTCCCCCATCATCAAGAATGCCATCTCGCTGCCACGCCTCGATGGGGACGCTCCCAACGGCAGCCTGCAGAGGGTGCTCTTTCCCGCCTCCCCCAGCAGCCCAGAGGACTCCACTTACTCCTACG GTGTAGAGTCCGGCTTCGCCACCCTGCCCCGCCTCTCCCGTGTGGACCGGCAGCCGCAGGACGGGTCCGAAACCCGCAACCCCGAGTTCCGCCGCAGCTCGGTTCCGGACACCAGCGTCCTCTCGCTGCCGCACTCCGACTCCATATCCTCCTTCACCGTGGACCTGGGGCCGTCCCTGATGAGCGAGGTGTTCGGTGTGATTGACAGCCCCAGGGGCAGCCTTGAAGCCAATCAcggctgggaggaggaggggcccAGTTCCAGCCAAAACCACGTGGTCTGTTCAGCAGCTACCTCACTTGGAGGCTCTCCGCTGAGGGAGGATTTGAACGTGGAAGGATTTGGGTTGTGTGCTCGGGagtgggaggaggaagggagggaacCCCCCAAAAAGGCAATTCCAGATGTGGTGTCAGGGTCACCCACGAGAGTAGAGCCTGGTATGGAGCCTGTGAGGTTCCAAATGGCTGCTGACGTGCTGTCACGTCACTACGGGGGAGGTGGACTCCTAAAAGGGAAACAGCAGACTGAGGGATGGGAAGAACGAGTACTCGGTCCAGATATAGACTCTGTCAACCGTGCCAAGAGGAGGCTGCCTTGTTCCTAcaatgaggaggaggacgaaATCAAAGTGTAA
- the sh3bp1 gene encoding SH3 domain-binding protein 1 — translation MLKQFGLLKQFGSVGKSQDATDLLSDDLVLVEQRVEPARRAAQIIHKRLAGCLQSQQGLEAEKRTKKLPLMLLSVSMAESLMDLDGASPIRKVLEMTCYMESFLAKTLADFEVKVEKEVLEPLNKLSEEELPEILKNKKQFAKLTAEWQTARSRAQGKQDAQSGEVEEAWRRLENFKDEYSADLYHFASKEDVYASYFIHLLEIQTEHHKTSLGFLERSIAELKETNNQEEPTLSSSSAKVYGTPLLSHLLDSGREIAAPIQECVQMLLDKGMKEEGLFRLAGAASVVKKLKNSLDCGNVDHSEFISDPHTVAGALKCYLRELPEPLMTFDLYHEWFKAAGQKELSDRLEQLKGVLSKLPPENYNNLRYLVQFLARLSEQQEVNRMSPSNIAIVLGPNLLWPRTEGDISVLDMASASSVQVVAVIEPLIRFASILFPEEVDFQRHERPDSPDFITSVCQGFSFWTEDTPHLSLSSSLTLSHSFPVDQEGSGPPMAKSSSVSCLTSIGENPPSDSTDQQSIRDQSQTQSSAAILIQTQEPSPAESTPFQPPISSMKNSEPHKEERRSLQQRPYLTWDNRQVNLTLSHPEVSTGPLSQPAAPSSNWSLDSLDNRARGKKVPIRAPQMPPPPPPNLTNKQLPSTGQ, via the exons ATGCTGAAGCAATTTGGTCTTCTGAAACAATTCGGAAGTGTGGGAAA GTCACAAGATGCTACTGACCTTCTCTCTGATGATCTGGTGTTG GTGGAGCAGAGGGTGGAGCCTGCCAGGAGAGCTGCCCAAATTATCCACAAGAGGCTGGCAGGCTGCCTGCAGAGTCAGCAGGGCCTGGAAGCAGAGAAGCGCACG AAAAAACTCCCTTTGATGTTGCTGTCTGTCAGTATGGCTGAAAGTCTTATGGATTTGGATGGAGCGTCTCCTATCAG GAAGGTTCTGGAGATGACCTGCTACATGGAGAGTTTCCTGGCAAAGACACTTGCGGATTTTGAGGTTAAGGTGGAGAAGGAAGTTTTGGAACCTCTCAATAAACTCAGTGAG GAGGAACTGCCAGAGATTCTGAAGAACAAGAAACAGTTTGCAAAACTCACAGCGGAGTGGCAAACCGCACGAAGTCG GGCCCAGGGTAAGCAGGACGCACAGAgtggggaggtggaggaagCCTGGAGGAGACTGGAGAACTTTAAG GACGAGTACTCTGCAGATCTCTATCATTTTGCTTCTAAAGAAGATGTCTACGCCAGCTACTTCATTCAC CTGTTAGAGATACAGACAGAACATCACAAGACATCCCTGGGGTTTCTGGAGAGGAGCATTGCAGAGCTGAAAGAGACCAACAACCAAGAAG AGCCCACGCTAAGCAGTTCCTCAGCGAAGGTGTATGGCacgcctctcctctcccacctgTTGGACAGTGGCAGAGAGATCGCTGCCCCCATCCAGGAGTGTGTGCAGATGCTGCTAGACAAGGGCATGAAGGAAGAG GGTTTGTTCAGGCTGGCGGGTGCAGCCTCGGTGGTGAAGAAACTGAAGAACAGCCTGGACTGTGGGAACGTCGACCACAGCGAGTTCATCTCTGACCCCCACACAGTGGCTG GGGCTCTGAAGTGCTACCTCAGAGAGCTGCCTGAACCCCTCATGACCTTCGACCTCTACCACGAGTGGTTCAAAGCTGCAGG ACAGAAGGAGCTGTCAGACAGACTGGAACAGCTGAAAGGGGTGCTAAGCAAACTGCCCCCGGAGAACTACAACAACCTGAG ATACCTGGTGCAGTTCCTGGCTCGTCTCTCGGAGCAGCAGGAAGTGAACAGGATGAGCCCCAGTAACATTGCCATTGTGCTGGGGCCCAACCTGCTGTGGCCACGTACTGAGGG ggacATCTCCGTGCTGGACATGGCGTCGGCCTCCTCTGTCCAGGTGGTCGCGGTGATTGAACCGCTCATACGGTTTGCCAGCATCCTGTTCCCCGAGG aagtGGATTTCCAGCGCCATGAACGCCCAGACAGCCCAGATTTTATCACTTCAGTCTGCCAAGGCTTTTCCTTTTGGACAGAGGACACCCCTCACCTCagcctctcctcttctctcacacTCAGCCACAG CTTCCCAGTGGATCAGGAAGGTTCTGGGCCACCCATGGCCAAATCAAGCTCTGTAAGCTGTCTAACGAGTATAGGGGAGAATCCGCCATCAGACAGCACCGACCAGCAATCTATCCGAGACCAGAGCCAGACCCAGAGTTCAGCTGCCATTCTGATCCAAACCCAGGAGCCCAGCCCAGCAGAGTCCACTCCATTCCAACCTCCCATCTCTTCCATGAAGAACTCTGAGCCCCATAAAG AGGAGAGACGCTCCCTGCAGCAAAGACCGTATCTCACCTGGGACAACAGGCAGGTGAACCTCACCCTCTCTCATCCCGAAGTCTCGACTGGTCCTTTATCCCAGCCAGCAGCCCCTAGTTCCAACTGGTCCTTGGATTCCCTGGACAACAGAGCCAGGGGTAAAAAGGTTCCCATCAGGGCCCCCCAAAtgccacctcccccaccccctaaccTTACAAATAAGCAGCTTCCTTCAACTGGTCAATAA
- the pdap1a gene encoding pdgfa associated protein 1a, producing MPRGGKKGHKGRGKQFSNPEEIDRQMRAEREKELNGGAEPESSSESEEESSDEDNAHQKRKGVEGLIEIENPNRVSQKSKKVAELDVSAPKELSRREREEIEKQRAKERYMKLHLEGKTEQARADLARLAIIKKQREDAARKRDELRKEKEAEEAKSKR from the exons ATGCCAAGAGGCG GAAAGAAAGGACATAAGGGCCGAGGGAAGCAGTTCAGCAACCCGGAGGAAATTGATCGGCAGATGAGAgcggagagggagaag GAGTTGAATGGCGGAGCAGAACCGGAGAGCTCTTCAGAGTCTGAAGAAGAGAGCAGTGATGAAGACAATGCC CATCAGAAGAGGAAGGGAGTGGAGGGGCTGATAGAGATTGAGAATCCCAACCGCGTGTCCCAGAAGAGCAAGAAGGTGGCGGAACTGGACGTGAGCGCCCCCAAGGAGCTCTCGCGCCGGGAAAG GGAGGAGATTGAGAAGCAGCGGGCGAAGGAGCGGTACATGAAGCTGCACCTGGAAGGGAAGACGGAGCAGGCCAGGGCCGACCTCGCCCGCCTCGCCATCATCAAGAAGCAGAGGGAGGACGCGGCCAGGAAAAGGGATGAGCTCAGGAAAG aaaaagaagcagaagaagCCAAGTCGAAGCGCTAA
- the slc16a8 gene encoding monocarboxylate transporter 3, translating to MLIAISLLWHGQVSGGEMGASTGDRGRARAPDGGWGWMVLLSCFMVTGFSYAFPKAVSVYFKELMRDFGVGYSDTAWISSIMLAMLYGSGPVSSVMVNKFGCRPVMLFGGLLASAGMVAASFTTNIIQLYLTAGVVTGLGLALNFQPSLIMLGTYFDRRRPLANGLAAAGSPVFLSALSPLGQVLLDCYGWRGGFLIMGGLLLNCCTCGAVMRPLNGRKRRGKEAGRESNAQEMKEMLPSKIGQESGEKKKQQKEEPKTKRLLDFSVLRNKGLVIYIIAKFIVVLGLFVPPILLVNYAKDQGVPDRDAAFLLSIIGFIDIFARPTCGVVAGVRWVRPKNAYFLSLALLFNGLTDVCSAQASDYPQLVVFCVFFGLSYGMVGALQFEVLMGIVGTGGFSSALGLVLLIEAVAILIGPPSAGRLVDAYRNYELIFYMAGGELITAGVFLAMAFYCCVSRNKATSTPKVEEKDVEAEVPLTDRSCVHCNTDWANHEKKLTYSVAWKREGKEQI from the exons ATGCTGATCGCTATTTCTCTCCTCTGGCATGGGCAGGTATCTGGGGGTGAAATGGGAGCCAGCACAGGTGACCGGGGAAGGGCACGGGCCCCTGATGGTGGCTGGGGCTGGATGGTGCTGCTCAGCTGCTTCATGGTCACTGGCTTCTCTTACGCCTTCCCGAAAGCCGTCAGCGTGTACTTCAAGGAGCTGATGCGAGACTTTGGGGTGGGCTACAGCGACACCGCCTGGATCTCCTCCATCATGCTGGCAATGCTCTATGGCTCAG GCCCTGTGTCCAGTGTGATGGTGAATAAATTTGGATGTCGGCCAGTGATGCTGTTTGGGGGCTTACTGGCATCAGCAGGCATGGTGGCAGCTTCCTTCACTACCAATATTATCCAGCTTTACCTTACTGCTGGTGTTGTCACAG GTCTGGGCCTAGCACTGAACTTCCAGCCCTCTCTCATCATGCTGGGCACCTACTTTGACCGAAGAAGACCGCTGGCCAATGGCCTGGCAGCAGCTGGGAGCCCAGTGTTCCTGTCGGCCCTCTCCCCACTGGGTCAGGTCCTCCTGGACTGCTACGGCTGGAGAGGGGGGTTCCTCATAATGGGGGGGCTGCTGCTCAACTGCTGCACCTGTGGTGCCGTCATGAGGCCCCTAAacgggaggaagaggagggggaaggaggcTGGACGAGAGTCAAATGCCCAAGAAATGAAAGAGATGCTACCTTCAAAAATCGGCCAAGAGAGTGGTgagaagaagaagcagcagaaggaggAGCCCAAGACGAAGAGGCTGCTTGACTTTAGCGTCCTCCGTAACAAGGGGCTGGTGATCTACATCATAGCCAAGTTTATAGTGGTCCTGGGCCTGTTTGTTCCCCCCATTCTCCTGGTCAACTATGCCAAGGACCAGGGCGTGCCGGACCGTGACGCCGCCTTCCTGCTCTCTATCATCGGCTTCATCGACATCTTCGCCCGGCCCACGTGCGGCGTTGTGGCGGGTGTGCGGTGGGTGCGGCCCAAGAACGCCTACTTCCTCAGCCTGGCGCTGCTGTTCAATGGCCTGACGGACGTGTGCTCGGCGCAGGCCAGCGACTACCCCCAGCTGGTGGTCTTCTGCGTGTTCTTCGGGCTGTCCTACGGCATGGTGGGCGCCTTGCAGTTCGAGGTGCTGATGGGCATCGTCGGGACAGGCGGCTTCTCCAGCGCCCTGGGGCTGGTGCTACTCATCGAGGCCGTGGCCATACTCATCGGACCACCCTCAGCTG GTCGCCTGGTAGACGCATACAGGAACTACGAGCTGATTTTCTACATGGCTGGCGGAGAGCTGATTACTGCAGGCGTGTTCCTTGCCATGGCGTTTTACTGCTGTGTTTCGCGGAACAAAGCCACAAGCACGCCCAAAGTGGAAGAGAAGGACGTGGAGGCAGAGGTGCCGCTGACTGACAGGAGCTGTGTGCACTGCAACACGGACTGGGCCAATCACGAGAAAAAACTCACCTACAGCGTCGCCTGGAAGCGGGAGGGGAAGGAGCAGAtttag